The genomic window ATTTACTGCGCCAATATGGCGTGCCTATGGTGCTGGCAAGCGACTTTAACCCCGGCTCATCGCCCATTTGCTCGACCCTGTTAATGCTCAATATGGGTTGCACCCTATTCCGCTTAACCCCAGAGGAAGCCTTAGCTGGCTTAACATTAAACGCCGCCAAAGCACTAGGGATTGAAAATAAGGTCGGCAGTTTAATGGTCGGCAAACAGGCGGATTTCTGCCTATGGGATATTTCAACCCCAGCACAGCTAGCCTATTCCTACGGCGTAAACCCCTGTAAGGATGTAGTGAAAAACGGCAAGCTTATTCATCAATAAACGGCTAAAGCGTAAGATGAATTATGTTTTGCTGAATTAACGCTTGCTTAAATAAAGTCTTTTAACTGTAAGCCAAGCGGGGATAACTAAAATCCCCATTTGAATTACCACTTAACGATGGCAGACAAGGTAAGTATCTTCCGAGATCCCACGTATACCTCTCCCCTACATTCGGCACTAAATTAGGGCTCATCCCAACAAATTTATTCCCTATCGCACTTATTGCAATAATGTAATAATTACGTGTAATGTATGTAGCTCACAATATAAGCGACTAGCTTACATAGTTGTTGATTGATTCATCTATAAATCATTTTTAAAGGACATTTGTCGTAAGGATACACTCTTCATGAAGCAATTTTTGCTACTAATCTGTGTCGGCTGGCTGTTAAGCGGTTGCATACAACCCATCTCAAAGTTAAAAAACGATCAAGACAGGCCGCTCGATAGCAACACAGGCTATTTACTGATGTCGGTGGATACCAATGTAGACTTACACAGCATAATGCTTAGCGGCACTAAATACCTGCAACTGACTGCACAAGATTTAAAATTTGGTTCTAATTATATTATGGTTGATGTGCCTGCCGGCGACTATGAAATTAGCGATATTAAATTAAATCGCTATCTAGTAATAGAACTAACCGATGACATATGGAATTTCCATGTTGAACCTGGAAAAATAAACTATATTGGCCACTTAAGTGTTGATGCAATCTGGAGTTATTATTCATTTGATGGCGTTAGAGCTATTTTAGAAAACCAATCAACCAACGCACTCGAGTATTTAGAACGTCATTTCCCTAAGATTTATCAAGCAAGAGGACTCAATTACGCAGGCCCTGGAGAAGATCATTTCTTTGAGTACGCCCGTAAAGTTAAAGAAGGGACTGTACAATGAAAAATATATTTTTACTCTTTACTTTCATATTTGGATTAAGTGCAATTCATTCCATTGCATCGCCCATTCCTGCAAATAAATTATTTGCCAACTCAGCATTAAGCAACCTGCAATTTTCACCCGATGAAAAATATATTTCTGGCGAAGTCATCGAGGACAAAGGTAAGTTTTTATCATTAATTGATGTAGCAACCAATGAATATACTAATATTATTCAGCTAGATGCCGATGAAAGCATTACAGAGTATGCTTGGCTCGATAATAACAGTATCTACGTAAAATATTTGCAAGGTCGGAACAGTTTTCAAGCCGTGCTAGACATAATCCACAAGGATGGCGTTGTCCGTTCAAAAACCAACCGATTAATGTTTGAAGGCTCCCTAGTTAGGATAAAACCTAATTCAGGAACCCTATTATATGGTTATGCCAGCCGTAATAGTGAATACCAAAAATTATACGAAGTCACAGTAAATGAATTAAAGAATAAGGCATTTTCATCAAAAAACTTAGTTGATGATGATCTTCGGAATGTTTTTGGCTATTTCTTTGATGAAAATAAAGAAATGCTGTTTGCATTAACGCTGGATAAAGATGCCAAAAAAGTTAATTTCCATTATAGACCCCTTGCGAATAAAAACTGGCAACATTTATTTAGTTTGACATCGGGTAAAGAAACCTTTATCCCGCAACATATTATCGACAATAACACCATGTATGTGCTTAGTAATAAGAGCACAGATAAAGTCGCATTGCATAAATTCGATATAAAACAGCAAAAAGTGACCGAACTCGTTTATGAAAACCAAAAATTTGATTTAATAGACAGTACTTTTGATGAAAACAATCAATTGCAATCCGTATCATTTTATGAAAATGGCCAGTTAAATACACAATATTTTGATCAAGAAGCTAATCTCCAACAGGCAGTATTTAAGCATTCATTTCCAAATAAGCATACTGTAGTGACAGCGACCTCACCAAGTGGCAAATTCAGTGCATTATATGTTTATGCTTCTGATGATCCTGGCACTCGCTACGTCTATAACAACGAGACGAAAAAAGCGTTTTTACTCTCTAAAGTGCTACCCAATCTCGAAGGCTACACCTTAAGTAAAACCGAAGCCTTTACGGTTGAATCCGATACTGGCGTATCCGTCGAGTCATACCTCACACTGCCCCAATCGGATAATGCAAATGGCGTGCTGTTAGTTATGCCTCACGGCGGCCCAGTTGGTATCCGCGATTACGATGGCTTTAATCCCGAGAGCCAATACTTCACTAGCAGAGGATTTGCGGTATTAAGGGTGAATTTCCGCGGCTCAGCTGGATATGGCAAAGCCTTTCTTGAAGGTGGTGTAGGTCAATTTGGATTAGACATAGAAAAAGATATCACTGCAGCGGTGGAACATGTTCGAGCGAAACACCAATTTAAGCGTAGCTGCGCTATAGGTGCCAGTTATGGTGGCTACTCATCTGTGATGCTCGCCATTAAACATCCAGATCAATATCAATGTGTTGTCGGCGCATACGGTGTTTACGATCTACCTTTACTCTTTAATTCCAGCAATATCACAGCAACCGAAGAATTTCGTCAAATGACGGCAAATACCGTCGGTAAATACAGCGCTGAATTAAAGGCAACATCACCGGTTTATTTGTCCGATAAAATTGATGTTCCCCTACTATTAATTGCTGGCACTGAGGATATGACCGCCGAGCTAGAACATAGCCACAGACTTGAATATGTCTTAAAAGCGAGGGGGCGAGCACCAGAAACCTTGTATTACAAGAA from Shewanella putrefaciens includes these protein-coding regions:
- a CDS encoding prolyl oligopeptidase family serine peptidase; this encodes MKNIFLLFTFIFGLSAIHSIASPIPANKLFANSALSNLQFSPDEKYISGEVIEDKGKFLSLIDVATNEYTNIIQLDADESITEYAWLDNNSIYVKYLQGRNSFQAVLDIIHKDGVVRSKTNRLMFEGSLVRIKPNSGTLLYGYASRNSEYQKLYEVTVNELKNKAFSSKNLVDDDLRNVFGYFFDENKEMLFALTLDKDAKKVNFHYRPLANKNWQHLFSLTSGKETFIPQHIIDNNTMYVLSNKSTDKVALHKFDIKQQKVTELVYENQKFDLIDSTFDENNQLQSVSFYENGQLNTQYFDQEANLQQAVFKHSFPNKHTVVTATSPSGKFSALYVYASDDPGTRYVYNNETKKAFLLSKVLPNLEGYTLSKTEAFTVESDTGVSVESYLTLPQSDNANGVLLVMPHGGPVGIRDYDGFNPESQYFTSRGFAVLRVNFRGSAGYGKAFLEGGVGQFGLDIEKDITAAVEHVRAKHQFKRSCAIGASYGGYSSVMLAIKHPDQYQCVVGAYGVYDLPLLFNSSNITATEEFRQMTANTVGKYSAELKATSPVYLSDKIDVPLLLIAGTEDMTAELEHSHRLEYVLKARGRAPETLYYKKTGHGHTSLYWLQHETISTADFLQRTLELPEYESTVTDKKKLAALAEDYVTLGDARNWETKIELNKGLAMEYYLRAAKMGSGRASFLVGIKHYDNEEKLASISWFEKAAEADFAPANYMLGLMFTGEDGMAIDLAKSFHYFELANEQGADARARLMMAKALCTGAGVSKDVSRCAELLALSDLKAKPTYLQKNEVTKASLSLQSQVIAEIFAETDFNSSELQLLQNMINSELKIKLNPLSLDDVAAGIIIDSTGSKGKSEIQVAKNIKFNPGDVIGTVFAVDMASKQDNVGLTCNWSYLDAEGNSKSLHNHLLWGNSDNQEWSCTHKILPEDQSTGTYIVTLRDLSDSVLLVKEFTMVQ